One part of the Neodiprion virginianus isolate iyNeoVirg1 chromosome 3, iyNeoVirg1.1, whole genome shotgun sequence genome encodes these proteins:
- the LOC124300233 gene encoding WD repeat-containing protein 7 isoform X14 has translation MTAGNSLVVPIVLWGRVAPTHCISCIYLSRDQKTLVTGCYDGQICLWQVDPETLKMTPRCLLVGHTAPIMCLSRASVIMEQNYIVSSSESGEMCTWDLIDGKCREAVKLNNIHTQMLPYVSAGGEDIRLFCSGYYPEVLVMDPFSLEVLFTLSSRVNPDWISALHVLRPAKRKDDVVLALTTTGTVKVWTLLGHENRHSEPLYEHESKQIRCLNALAMTCCPYNQRTVLIVCSKYWQIFDAGDFSVLCSVTAPRGERWMAGDFLAADRVVLWSDEGHGYLYKLPANKLKGKALSSSVADNKEFHTPAAECDQPYLYYTLTQPGDKPLSCPPAMRLVTVQKHNKTSKYLLRGDSEGVVVLWTLPEISSQQLTQINQNDYKPTSLPPTIKTSLTAAWEAMKPPPVGILDQLDSGDGHGIKLTSSIYLPQQSRLVLGREDGSIIIVPATQTVMLQLLHGNHQQYDDWPPHQVLLGHSGRVNCLLYPHGAAPRYDRTHLVSGAVDFAVCLWDLYAGTLIHRFCVHAGEITQLMVPPDNCSPRLQKCVCSVASDHSVTLLSLAERKCVVLASRHLFPVVTIKWRPLDDFMIVGCSDGAVYVWQMETGHLDRVLHGIIAEEVLYACDENTIAATGGTAAGGELGLANPAVHFFRGLRHRNLSAIRHATQRGLHQLQQLHGGAGSDHGNQIKAKGAPLMIQGLRTNPKDPESHILFFDIEALIVQLLSDEYGSMSPGSLEAQGLISAAEYHKVAALTQSASPDAHKKIADFFGRVKDKAGDVERILKEKDRHGILAKMKEGAENVQTKLQAKVESVGLKPSTLDGKGEGWNNNDLPKNSLKRNGAFSEPNAAMEVAQLLLSLLHAWGMDPDLDRVCEGKLGLLRPMVPVSFGVLSKGGYMSLLLPTWQTQLEPAGEPATQLEQRLPVELVRQERLTRAFTARAHWELSTTLTSNHLLAVVSLANTLMSMNNATFVPEQERNRKLHRPGNRVAVSWNKAEEENEEMYTVQQAQIKQGWSLLATLHCVLLPDKVAAQGGAKSFKRPQVEMMARRWQHQCLEVREAAQALLLAELGRMGPKGRKALVDNWSQYLPQYSTQEPIAPQSQNHSPPPGSPVPTIEQQQEEEEEDEEELSIARKPSSIAELKQKQTTAVVLLGVIGAEFGQDVTNARERRDSEQRRKSSVVEGFGIGNNNLARHTSMALTHLLHAPHSSKLPMHTALRRAAIDLIGRGFTVWEPYLDVSKVLLGLLEMCCDADKLVPSMTYGLPLTPQADSCRTARHALMLIATARPAAFITTMAREVARFNTLQQNAQTLNVNLAASVLARAKPEILRIVEQLIDKMQSEMSDLLVEVMDIILHCLDPGHLKMKPLNDVFPAVCRFNQVSHCPTTRRIAVGGRGGQLALYELRGNVKCQTVTAHQAPVTALAFSPEGKFLVSYSCSENKLCFWQTSSGMFGLGNSQTRCIKSYSTAPINDVSRLNPMRLARLIWINNRTVTLMLADGSETRFNV, from the exons ATGACGGCAGGCAACAGTTTGGTCGTACCGATTGTACTGTGGGGAAGAGTAGCTCCGACTCATTGTATCTCCTGCATATACTTGTCGAGGGATCAGAAAACTCTCGTGACAGGATGCTACGACGGGCAGATATGCCTGTGGCAAGTCGACCCCGAAACTCTGAAG ATGACTCCACGTTGTCTGCTTGTTGGACATACGGCACCGATAATGTGTCTGAGCCGAGCAAGCGTGATAATGGAGCAAAACTATATAGTTAGCAGCAGCGAGAGCGGGGAAATGTGCACCTGGGATTTGATCGATGGAAAGTGTAGGGAAGCTGTCAAGCTCAATAACATTCACACTCAGATGCTTCCTTATGTTTCGGCTGGAGGCGAAGACATCAGGCTATTTTGCTCTGG TTATTATCCAGAAGTTTTGGTCATGGATCCCTTCAGCCTGGAAGTTTTGTTCACTCTAAGCTCCCGCGTTAATCCAGATTGGATTAGCGCTTTGCACGTCCTGCGACCGGCCAAACGGAAAG ACGACGTAGTCTTGGCATTGACTACAACGGGGACAGTGAAAGTCTGGACTCTACTGGGCCATGAGAACCGCCACAGCGAGCCATTGTACGAGCACGAAAGCAAACAAATTCGCTGCCTCAACGCATTGGCGATGACGTGCTGCCCCTATAATCAGAGAACAGTACTGATAGTATGCTCCAAGTATTGGCAG ATATTTGACGCCGGAGATTTCTCAGTTCTCTGTTCTGTAACGGCGCCTCGCGGCGAACGCTGGATGGCGGGAGATTTTTTGGCCGCTGACAGGGTCGTTCTTTGGAGTGACGAAGGTCATGGTTATCTCTACAAATTACCCGCCAA CAAGCTGAAGGGCAAGGCTCTCAGCAG TAGCGTAGCTGACAACAAGGAGTTTCATACCCCTGCAGCTGAGTGTGATCAACCATATTTGTACTACACTCTGACGCAGCCAGGCGataag cCATTATCGTGTCCTCCGGCGATGCGACTGGTCACAGTTCAGAAGCACAATAAAACTTCGAAATATTTACTCCGAGGCGATAGCGAAGGTGTCGTTGTCTTATGGACACTGCCCGAGATCTCATCTCAACAACTTACGCAAATCAATCAAAACGATTATAAACCTACCAGTCTACCGCCGACTATAAAGACCAGTCTAACGGCTGCCTGGGAAGCAATGAAACCACCCCCAGTCGGAATTCTTGATCAGTTAGACTCCGGCGATGGTCACGGAATTAAATTGACTTCCAGCATTTACTTGCCGCAGCAAAGTCGGCTTGTTTTGGGCAGAGAAGACGGTAGCATAATCATTGTTCCTGCTACCCAAACCGTTATGCTGCAACTTTTGCACGGCAATCATCAGCAGTACGACG ATTGGCCACCTCATCAAGTTTTACTCGGACATTCTGGCAGAGTAAATTGCCTGCTGTATCCGCACGGGGCTGCACCGAGATACGATCGGACGCATTTGGTGTCCGGAGCAGTTGACTTTGCCGTATGCTTGTGGGATTTGTACGCGGGTACACTGATCCATCGCTTCTGTGTTCATGCTGGAGAAATTACTCAGCTAATGGTGCCTCCCGACAACTGCAGT CCTCGACTACAAAAATGTGTCTGCAGCGTTGCCTCGGACCACAGCGTTACGCTGCTCTCCCTGGCTGAGAGGAAATGCGTTGTTCTAGCTTCAAGGCACTTGTTCCCTGTCGTTACGATAAAGTGGCGTCCACTCGACGACTTCATGATCGTCGGATGTTCCGACGGTGCCGTTTATGTCTGGCAAATGGAAACTGGACATTTGGACAGAGTCTTACATG GTATAATTGCCGAGGAGGTCCTTTATGCTTGCGACGAAAATACCATAGCAGCTACCGGAGGCACTGCAGCTGGAGGTGAACTGGGACTGGCAAATCCAGCCGTGCATTTCTTCCG GGGTCTGCGGCACCGGAATCTTTCGGCAATTAGACACGCTACTCAACGCGGATTACATCAGTTGCAACAGCTTCACGGAGGCGCTGGAAGCGATCATGGTAATCAGATAAAGGCAAAGGGTGCCCCGCTAATGATACAGGGACTCAGGACGAACCCAAAGGATCCTGAAAGCCACATACTCTTCTTTGACATCGAGGCACTCATTG TGCAACTGTTGAGCGACGAGTACGGATCCATGTCACCCGGATCACTCGAGGCTCAGGGTCTGATATCTGCGGCTGAATACCACAAGGTTGCCGCTCTTACGCAGTCAGCTAGTCCAGATGCTCACAAAAAAATAGCTG ATTTTTTCGGCCGTGTCAAGGATAAGGCCGGAGACGTTGAAAGAATTCTCAAGGAAAAGGATCGACACG GTATATTGGCTAAAATGAAGGAGGGCGCCGAAAACGTCCAGACTAAGTTGCAGGCCAAGGTTGAAAGCGTTGGTTTAAAGCCGTCCACTCTTGACGGCAAAG GTGAGGGTTGGAATAACAATGATTTACCGAAAAACAGTTTGAAGAGAAACGGAGCTTTCAGCGAGCCAAACGCTGCAATGGAAGTAGCTCAGTTACTGCTCAGCCTTCTTCACGCTTGGGGAATGGATCCTGATCTGGACAGAGTGTGCGAAGGAAAATTGGGCCTGCTCAGGCCCATGGTACCTGTTTCATTCGGCGTTTTATCCAAAGGAG GATACATGTCTCTGCTACTTCCAACCTGGCAAACTCAGTTGGAGCCAGCTGGTGAGCCTGCGACTCAATTAGAACAACGTTTGCCGGTTGAATTGGTGAGGCAAGAGCGCCTCACAAGAGCTTTCACCGCTCGAGCTCACTGGGAATTGTCTACAACTTTGACGAGTAATCATCTGCTCGCTGTCGTATCACTGGCAAACACCCTAATGTCCATGAACAATGCTACGTTTGTTCCCGAACAGGAAAGAAATCGTAAATTGCATAG ACCGGGAAACAGAGTTGCAGTGAGCTGGAACAAAGCAGAGGAGGAAAACGAAGAAATGTACACCGTTCAGCAGGCTCAAATCAAACAAGGCTGGTCGCTTCTTGCTACTCTACATTGCGTTCTTTTACCTGATAAAGTTGCAGCCCAGGGAGGAGCGAAGAGCTTCAAGCGACCCCAAGTCGAAATGATGGCTAGACGATGGCAACACCAATGTCTGGAG GTCAGAGAAGCAGCTCAGGCTCTTTTATTGGCAGAACTTGGCAGGATGGGGCCAAAAGGCAGGAAGGCACTCGTGGACAATTGGTCACAATATTTACCCCAGTACAGTACACAAGAACCCATTGCCCCACAGTCCCAAAACCACAGCCCTCCACCAGGCAGCCCAGTTCCTACGATAGAACAACAacaggaagaggaagaagaggatgaAGAAG AATTAAGTATAGCGAGAAAACCGTCGAGCATAGCAGAGCTGAAGCAAAAACAGACAACGGCAGTTGTACTGCTCGGTGTGATTGGGGCGGAGTTCGGACAGGATGTGACTAACGCCAGAGAACGAAGAGACAGTGAGCAAAGACGAAAGAGTTCTGTGGTCGAGGGATTCGGAATTGGGAATAACAATCTTGCCCGGCATACAAGCATGGCTCTGACGCATTTACTCCACGCGCCTCATTCCTCGAAACTACCGATGCACACAGCCTTGCGCAGAGCTGCGATAGACCTCATCGGCCGCGGCTTCACGGTCTGGGAGCCATACCTCGATGTTTCGAAG GTCCTGCTTGGGCTCCTCGAAATGTGTTGCGATGCCGACAAGCTAGTGCCCAGCATGACTTACGGCTTACCGCTAACGCCTCAAGCTGACAGCTGCAGAACCGCGAGGCACGCTTTGATGCTGATAGCAACGGCCAGACCAGCCGCATTTATCACAACTATGGCGAGAGAAGTTGCGCGATTTAATACTCTCCAGCAAAACGCACAGACGTTGAATGTCAATCTCGCTGCAAGCGTACTCGCCAGAGCCAAGCCTGAAATACTGAGAATAGTTGAACAATTGATTGACAAAATGCAGAGTGAAATGAGCGATTTACTCGTTGAG GTCATGGACATCATACTCCATTGTCTCGATCCTGGTCATCTTAAAATGAAACCACTGAACGACGTATTTCCTGCTGTCTGTAGGTTTAATCAA gTAAGCCATTGTCCGACGACTCGGCGGATAGCAGTCGGAGGTCGAGGAGGGCAATTGGCGCTCTATGAACTACGAGGAAATGTAAAATGCCAAACGGTTACTGCTCATCAAGCCCCTGTAACTGCGCTGGCATTTTCGCCCGAggggaaatttttagttaGTTATTCATGTTCGGAAAACAAGCTGTGCTTTTGGCAG ACAAGCAGCGGGATGTTCGGACTAGGAAATTCTCAAACCCGTTGTATCAAGTCGTACAGCACAGCACCTATCAATGATGTTTCACGTTTGAATCCAATGCGGCTGGCCCGTTTAATATGGATAAATAATCGTACCGTCACGTTGATGTTAGCCGATGGCTCGGAAACACGATTCAATGTTTAA
- the LOC124300233 gene encoding WD repeat-containing protein 7 isoform X13, with product MTAGNSLVVPIVLWGRVAPTHCISCIYLSRDQKTLVTGCYDGQICLWQVDPETLKMTPRCLLVGHTAPIMCLSRASVIMEQNYIVSSSESGEMCTWDLIDGKCREAVKLNNIHTQMLPYVSAGGEDIRLFCSGYYPEVLVMDPFSLEVLFTLSSRVNPDWISALHVLRPAKRKDDVVLALTTTGTVKVWTLLGHENRHSEPLYEHESKQIRCLNALAMTCCPYNQRTVLIVCSKYWQIFDAGDFSVLCSVTAPRGERWMAGDFLAADRVVLWSDEGHGYLYKLPANSVADNKEFHTPAAECDQPYLYYTLTQPGDKPLSCPPAMRLVTVQKHNKTSKYLLRGDSEGVVVLWTLPEISSQQLTQINQNDYKPTSLPPTIKTSLTAAWEAMKPPPVGILDQLDSGDGHGIKLTSSIYLPQQSRLVLGREDGSIIIVPATQTVMLQLLHGNHQQYDDWPPHQVLLGHSGRVNCLLYPHGAAPRYDRTHLVSGAVDFAVCLWDLYAGTLIHRFCVHAGEITQLMVPPDNCSPRLQKCVCSVASDHSVTLLSLAERKCVVLASRHLFPVVTIKWRPLDDFMIVGCSDGAVYVWQMETGHLDRVLHGIIAEEVLYACDENTIAATGGTAAGGELGLANPAVHFFRGLRHRNLSAIRHATQRGLHQLQQLHGGAGSDHGNQIKAKGAPLMIQGLRTNPKDPESHILFFDIEALIVQLLSDEYGSMSPGSLEAQGLISAAEYHKVAALTQSASPDAHKKIADFFGRVKDKAGDVERILKEKDRHGILAKMKEGAENVQTKLQAKVESVGLKPSTLDGKGEGWNNNDLPKNSLKRNGAFSEPNAAMEVAQLLLSLLHAWGMDPDLDRVCEGKLGLLRPMVPVSFGVLSKGGYMSLLLPTWQTQLEPAGEPATQLEQRLPVELVRQERLTRAFTARAHWELSTTLTSNHLLAVVSLANTLMSMNNATFVPEQERNRKLHRPGNRVAVSWNKAEEENEEMYTVQQAQIKQGWSLLATLHCVLLPDKVAAQGGAKSFKRPQVEMMARRWQHQCLEVREAAQALLLAELGRMGPKGRKALVDNWSQYLPQYSTQEPIAPQSQNHSPPPGSPVPTIEQQQEEEEEDEEGAEELSIARKPSSIAELKQKQTTAVVLLGVIGAEFGQDVTNARERRDSEQRRKSSVVEGFGIGNNNLARHTSMALTHLLHAPHSSKLPMHTALRRAAIDLIGRGFTVWEPYLDVSKVLLGLLEMCCDADKLVPSMTYGLPLTPQADSCRTARHALMLIATARPAAFITTMAREVARFNTLQQNAQTLNVNLAASVLARAKPEILRIVEQLIDKMQSEMSDLLVEVMDIILHCLDPGHLKMKPLNDVFPAVCRFNQVSHCPTTRRIAVGGRGGQLALYELRGNVKCQTVTAHQAPVTALAFSPEGKFLVSYSCSENKLCFWQTSSGMFGLGNSQTRCIKSYSTAPINDVSRLNPMRLARLIWINNRTVTLMLADGSETRFNV from the exons ATGACGGCAGGCAACAGTTTGGTCGTACCGATTGTACTGTGGGGAAGAGTAGCTCCGACTCATTGTATCTCCTGCATATACTTGTCGAGGGATCAGAAAACTCTCGTGACAGGATGCTACGACGGGCAGATATGCCTGTGGCAAGTCGACCCCGAAACTCTGAAG ATGACTCCACGTTGTCTGCTTGTTGGACATACGGCACCGATAATGTGTCTGAGCCGAGCAAGCGTGATAATGGAGCAAAACTATATAGTTAGCAGCAGCGAGAGCGGGGAAATGTGCACCTGGGATTTGATCGATGGAAAGTGTAGGGAAGCTGTCAAGCTCAATAACATTCACACTCAGATGCTTCCTTATGTTTCGGCTGGAGGCGAAGACATCAGGCTATTTTGCTCTGG TTATTATCCAGAAGTTTTGGTCATGGATCCCTTCAGCCTGGAAGTTTTGTTCACTCTAAGCTCCCGCGTTAATCCAGATTGGATTAGCGCTTTGCACGTCCTGCGACCGGCCAAACGGAAAG ACGACGTAGTCTTGGCATTGACTACAACGGGGACAGTGAAAGTCTGGACTCTACTGGGCCATGAGAACCGCCACAGCGAGCCATTGTACGAGCACGAAAGCAAACAAATTCGCTGCCTCAACGCATTGGCGATGACGTGCTGCCCCTATAATCAGAGAACAGTACTGATAGTATGCTCCAAGTATTGGCAG ATATTTGACGCCGGAGATTTCTCAGTTCTCTGTTCTGTAACGGCGCCTCGCGGCGAACGCTGGATGGCGGGAGATTTTTTGGCCGCTGACAGGGTCGTTCTTTGGAGTGACGAAGGTCATGGTTATCTCTACAAATTACCCGCCAA TAGCGTAGCTGACAACAAGGAGTTTCATACCCCTGCAGCTGAGTGTGATCAACCATATTTGTACTACACTCTGACGCAGCCAGGCGataag cCATTATCGTGTCCTCCGGCGATGCGACTGGTCACAGTTCAGAAGCACAATAAAACTTCGAAATATTTACTCCGAGGCGATAGCGAAGGTGTCGTTGTCTTATGGACACTGCCCGAGATCTCATCTCAACAACTTACGCAAATCAATCAAAACGATTATAAACCTACCAGTCTACCGCCGACTATAAAGACCAGTCTAACGGCTGCCTGGGAAGCAATGAAACCACCCCCAGTCGGAATTCTTGATCAGTTAGACTCCGGCGATGGTCACGGAATTAAATTGACTTCCAGCATTTACTTGCCGCAGCAAAGTCGGCTTGTTTTGGGCAGAGAAGACGGTAGCATAATCATTGTTCCTGCTACCCAAACCGTTATGCTGCAACTTTTGCACGGCAATCATCAGCAGTACGACG ATTGGCCACCTCATCAAGTTTTACTCGGACATTCTGGCAGAGTAAATTGCCTGCTGTATCCGCACGGGGCTGCACCGAGATACGATCGGACGCATTTGGTGTCCGGAGCAGTTGACTTTGCCGTATGCTTGTGGGATTTGTACGCGGGTACACTGATCCATCGCTTCTGTGTTCATGCTGGAGAAATTACTCAGCTAATGGTGCCTCCCGACAACTGCAGT CCTCGACTACAAAAATGTGTCTGCAGCGTTGCCTCGGACCACAGCGTTACGCTGCTCTCCCTGGCTGAGAGGAAATGCGTTGTTCTAGCTTCAAGGCACTTGTTCCCTGTCGTTACGATAAAGTGGCGTCCACTCGACGACTTCATGATCGTCGGATGTTCCGACGGTGCCGTTTATGTCTGGCAAATGGAAACTGGACATTTGGACAGAGTCTTACATG GTATAATTGCCGAGGAGGTCCTTTATGCTTGCGACGAAAATACCATAGCAGCTACCGGAGGCACTGCAGCTGGAGGTGAACTGGGACTGGCAAATCCAGCCGTGCATTTCTTCCG GGGTCTGCGGCACCGGAATCTTTCGGCAATTAGACACGCTACTCAACGCGGATTACATCAGTTGCAACAGCTTCACGGAGGCGCTGGAAGCGATCATGGTAATCAGATAAAGGCAAAGGGTGCCCCGCTAATGATACAGGGACTCAGGACGAACCCAAAGGATCCTGAAAGCCACATACTCTTCTTTGACATCGAGGCACTCATTG TGCAACTGTTGAGCGACGAGTACGGATCCATGTCACCCGGATCACTCGAGGCTCAGGGTCTGATATCTGCGGCTGAATACCACAAGGTTGCCGCTCTTACGCAGTCAGCTAGTCCAGATGCTCACAAAAAAATAGCTG ATTTTTTCGGCCGTGTCAAGGATAAGGCCGGAGACGTTGAAAGAATTCTCAAGGAAAAGGATCGACACG GTATATTGGCTAAAATGAAGGAGGGCGCCGAAAACGTCCAGACTAAGTTGCAGGCCAAGGTTGAAAGCGTTGGTTTAAAGCCGTCCACTCTTGACGGCAAAG GTGAGGGTTGGAATAACAATGATTTACCGAAAAACAGTTTGAAGAGAAACGGAGCTTTCAGCGAGCCAAACGCTGCAATGGAAGTAGCTCAGTTACTGCTCAGCCTTCTTCACGCTTGGGGAATGGATCCTGATCTGGACAGAGTGTGCGAAGGAAAATTGGGCCTGCTCAGGCCCATGGTACCTGTTTCATTCGGCGTTTTATCCAAAGGAG GATACATGTCTCTGCTACTTCCAACCTGGCAAACTCAGTTGGAGCCAGCTGGTGAGCCTGCGACTCAATTAGAACAACGTTTGCCGGTTGAATTGGTGAGGCAAGAGCGCCTCACAAGAGCTTTCACCGCTCGAGCTCACTGGGAATTGTCTACAACTTTGACGAGTAATCATCTGCTCGCTGTCGTATCACTGGCAAACACCCTAATGTCCATGAACAATGCTACGTTTGTTCCCGAACAGGAAAGAAATCGTAAATTGCATAG ACCGGGAAACAGAGTTGCAGTGAGCTGGAACAAAGCAGAGGAGGAAAACGAAGAAATGTACACCGTTCAGCAGGCTCAAATCAAACAAGGCTGGTCGCTTCTTGCTACTCTACATTGCGTTCTTTTACCTGATAAAGTTGCAGCCCAGGGAGGAGCGAAGAGCTTCAAGCGACCCCAAGTCGAAATGATGGCTAGACGATGGCAACACCAATGTCTGGAG GTCAGAGAAGCAGCTCAGGCTCTTTTATTGGCAGAACTTGGCAGGATGGGGCCAAAAGGCAGGAAGGCACTCGTGGACAATTGGTCACAATATTTACCCCAGTACAGTACACAAGAACCCATTGCCCCACAGTCCCAAAACCACAGCCCTCCACCAGGCAGCCCAGTTCCTACGATAGAACAACAacaggaagaggaagaagaggatgaAGAAGGTGCGGAAG AATTAAGTATAGCGAGAAAACCGTCGAGCATAGCAGAGCTGAAGCAAAAACAGACAACGGCAGTTGTACTGCTCGGTGTGATTGGGGCGGAGTTCGGACAGGATGTGACTAACGCCAGAGAACGAAGAGACAGTGAGCAAAGACGAAAGAGTTCTGTGGTCGAGGGATTCGGAATTGGGAATAACAATCTTGCCCGGCATACAAGCATGGCTCTGACGCATTTACTCCACGCGCCTCATTCCTCGAAACTACCGATGCACACAGCCTTGCGCAGAGCTGCGATAGACCTCATCGGCCGCGGCTTCACGGTCTGGGAGCCATACCTCGATGTTTCGAAG GTCCTGCTTGGGCTCCTCGAAATGTGTTGCGATGCCGACAAGCTAGTGCCCAGCATGACTTACGGCTTACCGCTAACGCCTCAAGCTGACAGCTGCAGAACCGCGAGGCACGCTTTGATGCTGATAGCAACGGCCAGACCAGCCGCATTTATCACAACTATGGCGAGAGAAGTTGCGCGATTTAATACTCTCCAGCAAAACGCACAGACGTTGAATGTCAATCTCGCTGCAAGCGTACTCGCCAGAGCCAAGCCTGAAATACTGAGAATAGTTGAACAATTGATTGACAAAATGCAGAGTGAAATGAGCGATTTACTCGTTGAG GTCATGGACATCATACTCCATTGTCTCGATCCTGGTCATCTTAAAATGAAACCACTGAACGACGTATTTCCTGCTGTCTGTAGGTTTAATCAA gTAAGCCATTGTCCGACGACTCGGCGGATAGCAGTCGGAGGTCGAGGAGGGCAATTGGCGCTCTATGAACTACGAGGAAATGTAAAATGCCAAACGGTTACTGCTCATCAAGCCCCTGTAACTGCGCTGGCATTTTCGCCCGAggggaaatttttagttaGTTATTCATGTTCGGAAAACAAGCTGTGCTTTTGGCAG ACAAGCAGCGGGATGTTCGGACTAGGAAATTCTCAAACCCGTTGTATCAAGTCGTACAGCACAGCACCTATCAATGATGTTTCACGTTTGAATCCAATGCGGCTGGCCCGTTTAATATGGATAAATAATCGTACCGTCACGTTGATGTTAGCCGATGGCTCGGAAACACGATTCAATGTTTAA